One Candidatus Hydrogenedentota bacterium DNA segment encodes these proteins:
- the topA gene encoding type I DNA topoisomerase, whose translation MSKYLVVVESPAKAKTINKFLGPSYVVRASYGHVRDLPKSDLGVDIENDFQPKYVTPKDSAKAVKALQDAANKVDAILLASDPDREGEAIGWHVAALLEKSKKPVQRIVFNEITKRSVREATKHPRDIDQNLVNAQQARRILDRLVGYKISPLLQWAVKKGLSAGRVQSVAVRMVCEREAEIRAFVPEEYWTLEALLETVRNETFTARLSRVAGEKPVIGNEAAMQAILARLEGATYSVTNIETKEVRRRPYPPFITSSLQQEASRKLGFSPRKTMILAQQLYEGIALGAEGTDGLITYMRTDSTRIANEALDAVRQYIRENHVPEMLPEKPNFYASKKGAQDAHEAIRPTVPARTPERVAPYLDDDQLKLYTLIWKRFTASQMAPAVLDQTIIDISAADCEFRASGSVMKFQGFTVLYEETIEDKNGDDDAAGLLPQVNAGEKLDQRELKPEQHFTKPPPRYSEASLIRALEENGIGRPSTYAPTINTITERGYVEREKGRLKPTELGEQVNTLLVANFPDILDLGFTAQLEADLDHVEEGTREWHELLRVFYKEFEKDLTLAQKKMITELIGEEPKCPKCGSKMELREGFFGLYLSCTKHPGCDGRISVKKKASAEPTDEICDKCGAPMVLRLGRFGKFLACSKYPECKNTHKVDRAGNKVDSPPKEPPKKTNQVCSNCGAFLLVRKSRRGEEFYGCEKYPKCKFTKPMELGIKCPKCKTGDLVSKLARGRRFYGCDKYPDCDFSLYGQIDKTVPCGKCGNPWTVVTKSKSKPTTRKCPLPTCNFEEELADAEV comes from the coding sequence ATGAGCAAGTATCTGGTCGTCGTGGAGTCGCCTGCGAAGGCGAAGACGATCAACAAGTTTTTGGGGCCGAGCTACGTCGTCCGCGCGAGCTACGGCCACGTCCGCGACTTGCCCAAGAGCGATTTGGGTGTCGATATCGAGAACGATTTCCAGCCGAAATACGTGACCCCGAAGGACTCGGCCAAGGCGGTCAAGGCCCTGCAGGACGCCGCGAACAAGGTGGACGCCATCCTGCTGGCGTCCGACCCGGACCGCGAGGGGGAAGCCATTGGCTGGCATGTCGCCGCCCTGCTGGAGAAGTCCAAGAAGCCGGTCCAGCGCATCGTATTCAATGAAATCACGAAGCGCAGCGTCCGCGAGGCGACCAAGCACCCGCGGGATATCGACCAAAACCTGGTCAACGCCCAACAGGCCCGGCGCATCCTGGACCGTTTGGTGGGTTACAAGATTAGCCCACTCCTCCAGTGGGCGGTCAAGAAGGGGCTTAGCGCGGGGCGCGTCCAGTCCGTCGCCGTCCGGATGGTCTGTGAGCGCGAGGCGGAAATCCGCGCGTTCGTTCCGGAGGAATACTGGACGCTCGAGGCGCTGCTCGAGACCGTCCGCAACGAGACCTTCACGGCGCGCCTGTCCCGCGTGGCGGGTGAGAAGCCGGTCATCGGCAACGAAGCAGCGATGCAGGCGATCCTCGCCCGGCTCGAGGGCGCGACCTACAGCGTCACGAACATCGAGACGAAGGAAGTCCGCCGCCGGCCATATCCGCCATTCATAACCAGCTCGTTGCAGCAGGAGGCGTCGCGCAAGCTGGGGTTTTCCCCGCGCAAGACGATGATCCTCGCGCAGCAGTTGTACGAAGGGATCGCGCTCGGCGCGGAGGGCACGGACGGCCTCATCACGTACATGCGTACGGACTCGACCCGCATCGCGAACGAGGCCCTCGATGCGGTTCGGCAGTACATCCGCGAGAACCACGTGCCCGAGATGCTGCCGGAGAAGCCCAACTTCTATGCGAGCAAGAAGGGCGCTCAGGACGCGCACGAAGCAATCCGCCCGACGGTGCCCGCGCGCACTCCCGAGCGGGTCGCGCCGTATCTCGACGACGACCAGCTCAAACTGTACACGCTCATCTGGAAGCGCTTCACGGCGTCGCAAATGGCGCCGGCCGTCCTCGATCAGACAATTATCGACATCAGCGCGGCGGACTGCGAGTTCCGCGCGTCGGGTTCCGTCATGAAGTTCCAGGGCTTCACGGTCCTGTACGAAGAGACGATCGAAGACAAGAACGGCGACGACGACGCCGCGGGTCTGTTGCCGCAGGTGAACGCGGGCGAGAAGCTGGATCAGCGCGAACTGAAACCCGAGCAGCATTTCACGAAACCGCCGCCGCGGTATTCGGAGGCGAGCCTCATCCGCGCGCTCGAAGAAAACGGCATCGGCCGCCCGAGCACCTACGCGCCGACGATCAACACGATCACGGAGCGCGGGTACGTCGAGCGTGAAAAGGGGCGGCTCAAGCCGACGGAACTCGGCGAGCAGGTGAACACGCTCCTTGTCGCGAATTTCCCCGACATTCTCGATCTCGGGTTCACCGCGCAGCTCGAAGCCGATCTCGATCACGTCGAAGAAGGCACGCGCGAGTGGCACGAACTGTTGCGGGTATTCTACAAGGAATTCGAAAAGGACCTTACGCTCGCGCAGAAGAAGATGATTACCGAGCTTATCGGCGAAGAGCCGAAGTGCCCGAAGTGCGGCAGCAAAATGGAACTGCGCGAAGGGTTCTTCGGCCTCTACCTGAGCTGCACGAAGCATCCCGGGTGCGACGGCCGCATAAGCGTGAAGAAGAAAGCCAGCGCGGAACCCACGGACGAGATTTGCGACAAGTGCGGCGCGCCGATGGTGCTGCGCCTTGGCCGGTTCGGGAAGTTCCTCGCGTGCTCGAAGTATCCGGAGTGCAAGAACACGCACAAAGTCGATCGCGCGGGCAACAAAGTCGATTCGCCCCCGAAGGAACCGCCGAAGAAGACCAATCAGGTGTGCTCGAACTGCGGTGCGTTTCTCCTCGTTCGCAAGAGCCGCCGCGGCGAAGAATTCTACGGTTGCGAGAAATACCCGAAGTGCAAGTTCACGAAGCCGATGGAACTCGGGATCAAATGTCCGAAGTGCAAGACCGGCGACCTGGTCAGCAAGCTTGCCCGCGGCCGCAGGTTCTACGGATGCGACAAGTACCCGGACTGCGACTTCTCGCTGTACGGCCAGATCGACAAGACCGTCCCCTGCGGCAAGTGCGGCAACCCCTGGACCGTTGTGACGAAGAGCAAGTCCAAACCGACCACGCGCAAGTGCCCGCTGCCCACGTGCAACTTCGAGGAAGAATTGGCCGACGCGGAGGTGTAG
- a CDS encoding DUF494 family protein, with the protein MKASLTKLVDVILRRIEEYPDGIPTETGLRSWLAGQGYNKRDIDAAMKLIAPRFTQPSVREENRPWVARSLSLFEEYKLTPEARNALARLEFYGLLDAYERELIFDRLNHFDGEVGMDELDYLLSWVVLGSRDFESQQTMYGIMDGEGGVFH; encoded by the coding sequence ATGAAAGCGTCGCTTACCAAACTTGTCGACGTCATCCTGAGACGCATAGAAGAATATCCCGACGGAATTCCCACGGAGACCGGTTTGCGCTCCTGGCTGGCTGGCCAGGGCTACAATAAGCGCGATATTGACGCCGCGATGAAGCTCATCGCGCCCCGATTTACTCAACCATCCGTCCGTGAGGAGAACCGCCCTTGGGTTGCCCGTTCACTGTCGCTGTTCGAGGAATACAAGCTGACGCCGGAGGCGCGTAACGCATTGGCGCGGCTTGAGTTCTACGGATTACTTGACGCCTATGAGCGGGAACTGATTTTTGACCGACTTAACCATTTCGACGGAGAAGTCGGGATGGACGAGTTGGACTACCTGCTTTCTTGGGTTGTGCTGGGCAGCCGTGACTTCGAGTCTCAGCAGACCATGTACGGAATTATGGACGGCGAAGGCGGCGTTTTCCACTAA
- a CDS encoding HNH endonuclease, producing the protein MADADASGLQDEERRQYLQSHVPRIIENLEAPDEPPSPSEPRRRVASSRLSRSAQFARAVLGQYDNACAVCETQLRIVEAAHIIPVHDERCRDESWNGVSLCRNHHRLFDLRILRVNTSGTVCVQEDDVNFLRQLGILGGFDRIVEPYIGSCIKLPRFYHDDARLRRQFQNALKVVHSL; encoded by the coding sequence ATGGCAGATGCAGACGCGAGCGGCCTTCAAGACGAAGAGCGGCGCCAATATCTGCAATCGCATGTTCCTAGGATAATTGAAAACTTGGAAGCTCCTGATGAGCCTCCATCACCATCAGAACCGAGACGGCGTGTCGCATCGTCGCGACTCAGCAGGTCCGCGCAATTTGCGAGGGCAGTGCTCGGACAGTATGATAATGCTTGTGCAGTGTGTGAGACTCAGCTGCGTATTGTTGAGGCTGCGCACATCATACCTGTGCATGACGAAAGGTGTAGAGATGAAAGCTGGAACGGAGTCTCTCTTTGTCGCAACCACCACCGTTTATTTGATCTCAGAATTCTTCGCGTCAATACCTCTGGCACGGTGTGTGTTCAAGAGGATGATGTAAACTTTCTTCGGCAACTGGGAATTCTAGGTGGATTTGATCGAATTGTCGAACCATATATCGGGTCCTGCATAAAGCTACCGCGCTTCTACCATGACGATGCTCGCTTGCGGCGACAGTTTCAGAATGCACTCAAGGTAGTACACTCACTTTGA
- a CDS encoding CPBP family intramembrane metalloprotease — MAEIVFWSVLVVHVAYSLAVNRWDHGDNPKSKTRLIHVTLQGPLLWSAAFIGWDMGVFSRDLVSPVYIGLGLAAGHLVFGLSILATHLSWRDAWAHFFDFGPIWNFSMDSPSVLTRFIGVAFAEELIWRVVAQTFAIDMLARVLPQPQAVAIGIAVVALAFVVIHKHFFENTWYVSLEFVAFSVVIGAIYFWTQSFITVIVIHALRDIEIAYLEYLEKVDELGDEAQAAQAIDQAYRAQRLEKT, encoded by the coding sequence ATGGCGGAGATCGTATTCTGGTCGGTGCTGGTCGTGCACGTTGCGTATTCCCTCGCCGTAAACCGCTGGGACCACGGCGACAATCCAAAGAGTAAAACGCGCCTCATCCACGTAACGCTACAGGGGCCGTTGTTGTGGAGCGCCGCGTTTATCGGCTGGGACATGGGCGTGTTCTCGCGCGACCTCGTGTCGCCGGTGTACATCGGGCTGGGGCTGGCCGCGGGGCATCTAGTCTTTGGACTGTCCATTCTGGCAACGCACCTCTCTTGGCGCGACGCGTGGGCGCACTTCTTCGATTTCGGTCCCATTTGGAATTTCTCGATGGACAGCCCATCGGTGTTGACACGGTTCATCGGCGTGGCGTTTGCCGAGGAATTGATCTGGCGCGTCGTCGCGCAGACGTTCGCGATCGATATGCTGGCGCGCGTGCTGCCGCAACCCCAGGCGGTTGCGATCGGCATTGCGGTCGTGGCGTTGGCGTTTGTGGTCATTCATAAGCATTTCTTCGAGAACACGTGGTACGTGTCGCTCGAATTCGTTGCGTTCTCGGTAGTGATCGGCGCCATTTACTTTTGGACGCAAAGCTTCATCACGGTCATCGTGATCCACGCATTGCGCGACATCGAGATCGCGTATCTCGAGTACCTCGAAAAGGTAGACGAACTCGGCGACGAAGCCCAGGCGGCGCAGGCCATCGATCAGGCCTACCGCGCGCAGCGATTGGAGAAGACATGA
- a CDS encoding GNAT family N-acetyltransferase: MWRLYDPKRPRSFLLGPTREVMIPTQDEMREMLGRRDVVQGSFFTIEDRAGEIRGCCVLRGAKMESEFAEMVVALDDDATYDTPLADEVIAFLEKTGFVDKKLNKLVAHCLSNETQYRAYLARHGFVSDGVQRQMVYTRGQYYDLESLSLFSRAQSGDAHGTTVTAS, encoded by the coding sequence ATGTGGCGACTGTACGATCCGAAGCGTCCGCGTTCGTTTCTGCTCGGCCCCACGCGCGAAGTCATGATTCCGACGCAGGACGAGATGCGCGAAATGTTGGGGCGGCGCGATGTCGTCCAGGGATCGTTCTTCACGATCGAGGACCGCGCGGGCGAAATCCGCGGATGCTGCGTGCTGCGCGGCGCGAAGATGGAATCGGAATTCGCGGAGATGGTGGTCGCGCTGGACGACGACGCGACATACGACACGCCGCTCGCGGACGAGGTGATCGCGTTTCTCGAGAAGACAGGGTTCGTGGACAAGAAGCTCAACAAGCTGGTAGCGCATTGCCTGTCGAACGAAACACAGTACCGGGCCTATCTTGCCCGGCACGGTTTCGTAAGCGATGGCGTGCAACGGCAGATGGTCTACACGCGCGGACAGTACTACGATCTGGAATCGTTGTCGCTGTTCAGCCGCGCGCAATCCGGGGACGCTCATGGAACTACAGTTACGGCGTCCTGA
- a CDS encoding DUF11 domain-containing protein yields MKVGHSFVASFHPICVVVALVLACINSSVMSASAQDDKGGSADLGIKLADSPNPVNPSEILTYIISLKNNGPVAADLVVMTMPIPSGTTFTSATAPAGWSFTTPSVGGTGTVVCTKTSLVDQEAAEFVIRVSVSDMAAGTIQASASCGSATTDTNPGNDSDTEQTKIDSATDLVVSMDASPNSVEPGDLLTYDISISNDGPRTAFNVEGVMLTPPNTSFTSLTSPAGWTISTPPVFGAGVLSFTKSQMANEGSAQFQARVTVKEDAVDAIEGTVSITSDTAESSPGDETARTTTAVKGPCILTVKKPDGGELWQIGSTKEIRWSGGAGCCSRVRIQLLQGGQPIKKIVKQTDNDGSFNWNINPDKFIPGIDYTIRVKCLKGSNTTDDSDNTFSLTP; encoded by the coding sequence GTGAAAGTTGGGCATTCCTTCGTCGCGTCCTTCCATCCGATTTGCGTCGTTGTCGCGTTGGTTCTCGCGTGCATTAATTCTTCTGTCATGTCCGCAAGTGCTCAGGACGACAAGGGCGGATCTGCGGACCTCGGGATAAAGCTTGCCGACTCACCAAATCCGGTGAACCCGAGCGAAATACTGACGTACATCATTTCGCTCAAGAACAACGGTCCGGTGGCGGCGGATCTTGTCGTCATGACCATGCCAATCCCAAGCGGAACCACCTTTACCAGCGCGACAGCACCCGCTGGCTGGAGCTTTACCACGCCATCCGTTGGCGGCACCGGCACGGTCGTTTGCACAAAAACTTCGCTCGTCGATCAGGAGGCTGCGGAATTTGTAATTCGCGTGAGCGTGAGCGACATGGCTGCGGGCACTATCCAGGCGTCCGCGAGTTGCGGGAGCGCCACGACCGATACCAATCCCGGAAACGATTCGGATACGGAGCAAACCAAAATAGATTCGGCGACCGATCTTGTCGTTTCCATGGATGCTTCGCCGAATTCCGTTGAACCCGGGGACTTGCTGACCTACGACATTTCGATCTCGAATGATGGTCCGCGGACCGCGTTTAATGTCGAAGGCGTGATGCTCACGCCGCCGAATACATCGTTCACATCGCTAACCAGCCCGGCGGGTTGGACCATTTCGACACCACCCGTTTTCGGCGCCGGCGTATTATCTTTCACGAAATCGCAGATGGCGAACGAGGGGTCGGCGCAATTTCAGGCGAGAGTAACGGTGAAGGAAGATGCCGTTGACGCAATTGAAGGCACGGTGTCGATTACATCCGACACCGCGGAATCCAGCCCCGGCGATGAAACGGCGCGCACAACGACAGCCGTTAAAGGACCGTGCATCTTAACCGTCAAAAAGCCGGATGGCGGCGAACTGTGGCAAATAGGAAGTACAAAAGAAATCAGGTGGAGCGGCGGCGCGGGATGCTGTTCCAGAGTGCGGATTCAACTGCTGCAGGGCGGGCAACCGATCAAGAAGATTGTAAAACAGACCGATAACGATGGTTCCTTTAATTGGAACATCAATCCCGACAAATTTATCCCGGGGATCGATTACACCATCCGCGTCAAGTGCCTGAAGGGCTCGAACACGACCGACGACAGCGATAACACGTTTTCGTTGACGCCTTGA
- a CDS encoding GNAT family N-acetyltransferase: MELQLRRPERADLDVLVDWMGDAEFRRFLFGDSEEKALPIGQQMLGVLGSAMALPTGTLGHLLIEDPATGPVGIVLVQELMWRNRTCFVAVYLAASRRTNDGVEAAVRGVIAYCFDEMNLHRAGLKVESDQTDFISACERIGFKREFTMPNHAQRDGKGVDVIGFGMLRSEYDAAKGAVA; the protein is encoded by the coding sequence ATGGAACTACAGTTACGGCGTCCTGAACGCGCGGACTTGGATGTGCTCGTGGATTGGATGGGCGATGCCGAGTTTCGCCGGTTTCTATTCGGCGACTCGGAGGAAAAGGCGTTGCCTATCGGCCAGCAGATGTTGGGCGTACTGGGAAGCGCGATGGCGTTGCCGACCGGAACGCTCGGACATTTGCTCATCGAGGACCCCGCCACGGGCCCAGTGGGGATCGTGCTCGTGCAGGAATTGATGTGGCGCAACCGGACCTGCTTCGTCGCCGTGTATCTGGCCGCATCGCGCCGGACAAACGACGGCGTGGAAGCCGCGGTCCGCGGCGTCATCGCCTATTGTTTCGACGAAATGAATTTGCACCGCGCGGGTTTGAAGGTGGAATCGGACCAGACCGATTTCATCTCTGCGTGCGAGCGAATCGGGTTTAAGCGCGAGTTCACGATGCCAAATCACGCGCAGCGCGACGGCAAAGGTGTCGACGTGATCGGGTTCGGCATGTTGCGCAGCGAATACGACGCGGCGAAGGGGGCGGTAGCGTAG
- a CDS encoding site-specific DNA-methyltransferase, with translation MRIRSNFRTSYGQTYVGDSLNLMQEQFKDDSVDLIMTSPPFGLVRKKSYGNVESEEYVAWFKRFGSEFNRILKANGSLVIDIGGAWIPGQPTRSLYQYELLVMLCKDIGFHLAQEFFWWNPAKLPTPAEWVTVRRVRCKDAINCVWWLSKTPWPKASNRRVLAAYSDSMHNLLKNGYKARLRPSGHDISAKFQINNGGAIPPNLLAFPNTESNSFYMKYCAHNDLAPHPARFPSALPEFFIRMLTNRGDLVFDPFAGSCVTGEAAEKLERRWVCCDLVDEYIRGAQGRFERSQVDVGSTRGAKAETYSVPNPLAMASDESDLISADGGKKRALTTPRKRSPDNGTLSILGESKLKKGKVSGRGQMRLLEEHAKYSAKRRK, from the coding sequence ATGAGAATTCGATCCAACTTCCGAACATCATATGGCCAGACCTATGTTGGTGATTCCTTGAACTTGATGCAAGAACAATTCAAGGATGATTCCGTTGACTTGATCATGACCAGTCCTCCCTTTGGCTTGGTCCGAAAAAAGTCATATGGAAACGTGGAATCTGAAGAATATGTCGCGTGGTTCAAGCGATTCGGTAGCGAGTTCAATCGCATACTGAAAGCAAATGGTTCTCTCGTTATCGATATTGGGGGGGCATGGATTCCCGGGCAGCCAACTCGATCACTTTATCAGTATGAATTGCTTGTCATGCTCTGCAAAGACATCGGATTTCACTTGGCTCAAGAGTTTTTCTGGTGGAATCCGGCAAAACTCCCGACCCCAGCGGAGTGGGTGACGGTGCGCAGAGTCCGATGCAAAGATGCCATCAATTGCGTATGGTGGCTCTCCAAGACACCCTGGCCCAAGGCGAGCAACCGCCGCGTCTTGGCTGCGTACAGCGATTCAATGCACAATCTGCTCAAGAATGGATACAAAGCAAGACTTCGGCCTAGTGGGCACGATATCAGTGCCAAGTTTCAGATCAATAATGGAGGTGCGATTCCACCTAATCTTCTGGCCTTTCCAAACACCGAGAGCAATTCGTTTTACATGAAGTATTGTGCCCACAACGACCTTGCCCCGCATCCAGCGAGGTTTCCAAGTGCGCTGCCCGAATTCTTTATTCGAATGTTGACAAATAGAGGTGACTTGGTTTTTGATCCGTTTGCGGGCAGTTGTGTGACGGGTGAAGCTGCGGAAAAACTCGAGAGAAGGTGGGTATGCTGCGATCTTGTGGACGAGTATATTCGCGGTGCGCAGGGAAGATTTGAACGTTCACAGGTTGACGTAGGCTCGACCAGGGGAGCCAAAGCTGAAACGTACAGTGTACCCAACCCACTTGCTATGGCAAGCGACGAATCTGATCTGATTTCCGCTGATGGCGGAAAAAAACGCGCACTAACTACACCAAGAAAGCGATCGCCAGATAATGGCACCTTGTCTATTCTCGGTGAAAGCAAGTTGAAAAAGGGAAAGGTATCTGGGAGAGGACAGATGCGGCTACTCGAAGAACATGCCAAGTATTCAGCCAAGAGAAGAAAATAA
- a CDS encoding GNAT family N-acetyltransferase, which yields MALKTSVFIRRAEREDLETIVSWMDDPAFQRFLYGDPARSTKQIREQIVGMLGRASARTLPMGVYFMADSPKYGPVGLFSVVGTSWRNRSCNIDSYICEQRRNGMFGTVAFYRVLEYCFQVLNMNRINIYIYGFNTRSWRLFELTGAKQELVLREHVAREGQLHEMYGYGLLRSEFDTLREWFLKRFAGIDLETMINDIKQQSVAVKEPG from the coding sequence ATGGCGCTGAAGACGAGCGTGTTCATCCGGCGCGCCGAGCGCGAAGACCTCGAGACGATTGTCTCGTGGATGGATGATCCCGCGTTCCAACGGTTCCTCTACGGCGACCCCGCGCGATCGACCAAACAAATCCGCGAACAGATCGTGGGCATGCTGGGCCGGGCCAGCGCGCGGACGTTGCCGATGGGCGTCTACTTCATGGCGGACTCGCCGAAGTACGGGCCGGTGGGGCTGTTCAGCGTCGTGGGCACGAGCTGGCGCAACCGCTCCTGCAACATCGATTCGTATATTTGCGAGCAGCGGCGCAACGGCATGTTCGGCACGGTCGCGTTTTATCGCGTGCTCGAATACTGCTTCCAAGTGCTCAATATGAACCGCATCAACATCTATATCTACGGGTTCAACACGCGGTCGTGGCGCTTGTTCGAGTTGACCGGCGCGAAGCAGGAACTCGTGTTGCGCGAGCACGTCGCGCGCGAAGGGCAACTCCACGAGATGTACGGATACGGCCTGCTCCGCTCGGAGTTCGACACGCTGCGCGAGTGGTTCCTGAAGCGGTTTGCGGGAATCGATCTAGAGACCATGATCAACGACATCAAGCAGCAATCCGTCGCGGTCAAGGAACCCGGCTGA
- a CDS encoding serine/threonine-protein phosphatase, which yields MSLHELICTEVWGGNGNVFADLVIPGLSGVIYSNACGGDKGGDVYYATACSSGLIGRLCLADVAGHGEEVAQISGWLHDVMRGNMERRDPSRVFAAMNRKVDEFGFHALTTAVCINYHALRTELRYCNAGHPPALVYRRSDPQWKPLTVDPVPAARYSNLPFGVGADTKYGFSAIPLGEGARLFCYSDGVTETPAPDKHDFFGEARLIAALNATTDMPPRAAAEQVLSTLRAFAGVDALTHDDVTFILLEVKAHDPRPFLFHLVKNQYRKFTTRFFHAE from the coding sequence ATGTCCCTTCATGAACTCATCTGCACGGAAGTCTGGGGCGGCAACGGCAACGTCTTCGCCGATCTCGTGATTCCGGGCCTGTCGGGCGTCATCTACTCGAACGCGTGCGGCGGCGACAAGGGCGGCGACGTGTACTACGCGACCGCGTGTTCCTCCGGGCTTATTGGCCGGCTGTGCCTTGCCGACGTCGCGGGGCACGGCGAGGAAGTGGCGCAGATCAGCGGGTGGCTGCACGACGTGATGCGCGGCAACATGGAGCGCCGGGATCCGTCGCGGGTGTTTGCCGCGATGAACCGCAAAGTGGACGAGTTCGGATTTCACGCGCTGACCACGGCGGTCTGCATCAACTACCACGCGCTGCGCACGGAACTGCGCTACTGCAACGCGGGCCATCCGCCCGCGCTGGTCTATCGACGTTCCGATCCGCAATGGAAACCGCTCACGGTCGATCCGGTCCCGGCGGCGAGGTATTCGAACTTGCCGTTCGGAGTTGGCGCGGACACGAAGTATGGCTTCAGCGCAATTCCGCTCGGCGAAGGCGCGCGCCTGTTCTGCTACTCCGACGGCGTCACCGAAACTCCCGCGCCGGACAAGCACGACTTCTTCGGCGAAGCGCGGTTGATCGCGGCGCTCAACGCAACAACCGATATGCCGCCGCGCGCCGCCGCCGAGCAGGTGCTTTCCACACTTCGCGCGTTCGCCGGCGTTGATGCGCTTACCCACGACGACGTCACCTTCATTCTCCTCGAGGTCAAGGCACACGACCCGCGCCCTTTCCTTTTCCACCTCGTCAAAAACCAGTACCGCAAATTCACCACGCGCTTCTTCCACGCGGAATGA
- a CDS encoding ABC transporter ATP-binding protein produces MSSAAVELCDADKIFHTHHFFTKHEETGKRRVYYKKTVHAVNRVSFEIRPGEILGLLGRNGAGKTTMVKMISGLVKPSSGRVVVDGLDVEKKRLKVLRKIGVVLEGTRTVIWPLTPLENLSYFGNLRDVRGKVLKERSKELLDFIGLKDKMNVEVRRLSRGQKQRLAICIALITDPPVLLLDEPTTGLDVQSSRAIKDKVIEMTRQLGKCVLVTTHDMGTAQELCDRIAIVHEGKLAACKRTEDLLEVFSDQTYHLRLDRLPDLAPLGGIPGVLGASALDDDEGTGIKVQLVADEAVRSTALYTLVASLERAGVVLRSIHHAQQNLEDVFLRITNTETKPAKSS; encoded by the coding sequence ATGAGCAGCGCGGCCGTCGAGTTGTGCGACGCGGACAAGATTTTTCACACGCACCACTTCTTTACCAAACACGAAGAAACGGGCAAGCGCCGCGTGTACTACAAGAAGACGGTGCACGCCGTGAACCGCGTGTCGTTCGAGATTCGCCCCGGCGAGATTCTTGGATTGCTCGGGCGCAACGGCGCGGGCAAGACCACGATGGTGAAGATGATCTCCGGTTTGGTGAAGCCGTCGTCGGGACGCGTCGTGGTCGACGGGTTGGACGTCGAGAAGAAGCGCCTGAAAGTATTGCGGAAGATCGGCGTCGTGCTCGAGGGCACGCGCACGGTGATCTGGCCGCTGACCCCGCTCGAAAACCTGTCGTATTTCGGGAACCTGCGCGACGTGCGCGGCAAGGTGCTGAAGGAACGCAGCAAGGAACTGCTCGACTTCATTGGGTTGAAAGACAAAATGAACGTCGAGGTGCGGCGGCTGTCGCGCGGGCAAAAGCAGCGCCTGGCGATTTGCATCGCGCTGATCACGGACCCGCCGGTCCTCTTGCTCGACGAACCGACGACCGGGCTGGACGTGCAAAGCAGCCGCGCGATCAAGGACAAGGTCATCGAGATGACGCGCCAACTCGGCAAATGCGTGCTCGTCACGACGCACGACATGGGCACGGCGCAGGAACTGTGCGACCGCATCGCGATCGTTCACGAAGGCAAACTCGCCGCGTGCAAGCGCACCGAGGACCTGCTCGAAGTGTTCTCCGACCAGACGTATCACCTGCGGCTGGACCGCCTGCCGGACCTGGCGCCGTTGGGCGGTATTCCCGGCGTACTGGGCGCGAGCGCGTTGGATGACGACGAGGGAACCGGGATCAAGGTCCAGCTTGTGGCGGATGAGGCAGTCCGTTCGACGGCGCTGTATACGTTGGTCGCCTCGCTCGAGCGCGCGGGCGTGGTCCTGCGTTCCATTCACCACGCGCAGCAGAATCTCGAAGACGTGTTTCTTCGCATTACAAACACCGAAACCAAACCGGCCAAGAGTTCATAA